A region from the Peromyscus maniculatus bairdii isolate BWxNUB_F1_BW_parent chromosome 5, HU_Pman_BW_mat_3.1, whole genome shotgun sequence genome encodes:
- the Rtbdn gene encoding retbindin isoform X1: protein MCGLSWGRCLGLKEQGDVSAGRGSWVRLPPEFGEPWPLPGFLQHCPCSVLPGIDFWCAPASANLSLQKDSHASSLHLSWFLSQVDMAHKGHFQPSSLDWALRLILAWIFSVACGGSHPLQARFWGHPGLAANVGTSQLHLAGYPPSSVPRPSLRIQDPGSQTSPLPEPCCTSDIDGPEASNPGILLESCGAPSPECEFFLGHLQRALRNRFHWLLLGVHRVQPLCPELCRIWFTTCEADFTCGPTWLQPSGKRGCEASCRTYGQTFANAEDLCRTVLGHALPMAAPGSRHCLNVSISSPRARRPRAWISKAAGSGSGSGDSPE from the exons ATGTGTGGTTTAAGCTGGGGGCGGTGTTTGGGCCTGAAGGAACAGGGGGATGTGTCTGCTGGGAGGGGCTCTTGGGTGAGACTCCCCCCAGAGTTCGGAGAGCCCTGGCCATTGCCTGGCTTCCTCCAGCACTGCCCATGCTCTGTGCTGCCTGGCATTGATTTCTGGTGTGCACCCGCCAGTGCCAACCTGAGCCTCCAAAAGGATAGTCATGCCTCATCCCTCCATCTCAGCTGGTTCTTGTCTCAGGTGGACATGGCCCACAAAGGCCACTTTCAACCCAGCAGCCTGGACTGGGCCCTGCGACTGATCCTGGCATGGATCTTCTCGGTGGCCTGTGGAGGGAGCCACCCTCTGCAAGCTAGATTCTGGGGACACCCTGGGCTGGCAGCCAATGTGGGCACAAGCCAGCTGCACCTAGCAG GGTACCCTCCGTCCTCGGTTCCACGGCCTTCCCTGAGGATCCAAGATCCTGGTTCACAGACATCACCCCTGCCAGAACCTTGTTGTACCTCAGATATAGACGGACCAGAGGCATCAAACCCAGGGATCCTTCTAGAAAGCTGCGGTGCACCGAGCCCGGA ATGTGAATTCTTCCTGGGACACCTTCAACGTGCCCTCCGCAATCGCTTCCACTGGCTGCTGCTTGGAGTACACCGAGTGCAGCCTCTCTGCCCGGAGCTCTGCCGGATTTG GTTCACCACCTGCGAAGCAGATTTCACCTGTGGCCCGACTTGGCTGCAGCCCTCTGGGAAGAGAGGCTGTGAAGCCAGCTGCCGAACCTACGGGCAG ACCTTCGCCAATGCCGAAGACCTGTGTCGCACGGTTCTGGGCCACGCACTGCCCATGGCAGCTCCTGGCTCACGTCACTGTCTCAatgtctccatctcctctccacGCGCCCGCCGCCCTCGCGCCTGGATCTCGAAGGCTGcaggcagcggcagcggcagcggcgacAGCCCTGAGTAG
- the Rtbdn gene encoding retbindin isoform X2 — MAHKGHFQPSSLDWALRLILAWIFSVACGGSHPLQARFWGHPGLAANVGTSQLHLAGYPPSSVPRPSLRIQDPGSQTSPLPEPCCTSDIDGPEASNPGILLESCGAPSPECEFFLGHLQRALRNRFHWLLLGVHRVQPLCPELCRIWFTTCEADFTCGPTWLQPSGKRGCEASCRTYGQTFANAEDLCRTVLGHALPMAAPGSRHCLNVSISSPRARRPRAWISKAAGSGSGSGDSPE; from the exons ATGGCCCACAAAGGCCACTTTCAACCCAGCAGCCTGGACTGGGCCCTGCGACTGATCCTGGCATGGATCTTCTCGGTGGCCTGTGGAGGGAGCCACCCTCTGCAAGCTAGATTCTGGGGACACCCTGGGCTGGCAGCCAATGTGGGCACAAGCCAGCTGCACCTAGCAG GGTACCCTCCGTCCTCGGTTCCACGGCCTTCCCTGAGGATCCAAGATCCTGGTTCACAGACATCACCCCTGCCAGAACCTTGTTGTACCTCAGATATAGACGGACCAGAGGCATCAAACCCAGGGATCCTTCTAGAAAGCTGCGGTGCACCGAGCCCGGA ATGTGAATTCTTCCTGGGACACCTTCAACGTGCCCTCCGCAATCGCTTCCACTGGCTGCTGCTTGGAGTACACCGAGTGCAGCCTCTCTGCCCGGAGCTCTGCCGGATTTG GTTCACCACCTGCGAAGCAGATTTCACCTGTGGCCCGACTTGGCTGCAGCCCTCTGGGAAGAGAGGCTGTGAAGCCAGCTGCCGAACCTACGGGCAG ACCTTCGCCAATGCCGAAGACCTGTGTCGCACGGTTCTGGGCCACGCACTGCCCATGGCAGCTCCTGGCTCACGTCACTGTCTCAatgtctccatctcctctccacGCGCCCGCCGCCCTCGCGCCTGGATCTCGAAGGCTGcaggcagcggcagcggcagcggcgacAGCCCTGAGTAG